The Mauremys reevesii isolate NIE-2019 linkage group 1, ASM1616193v1, whole genome shotgun sequence genome has a segment encoding these proteins:
- the SMPD1 gene encoding sphingomyelin phosphodiesterase → MAGAARLLLLALAWLVPLARLGLARPGAWGPAPLGEQLAAAGAQLGWRNLSCSACRVLFSAIDLGVQMQPNQARLERLAVSVCTELRLARREICQDAVRLFEKDVVSAWVRSVLRPAEICGLLVGARCGHWDILSDWNVTLPGTPKPPVVPPAPPPPGAPTARLLFLTDLHWDPAYAPGSDPACKDPLCCRGGRAQGPPHAGAGYWGEYSKCDLPLHTIENLLQHLARGPPFQLAYWTGDLPAHDVWQQSRADQLRALRTLSTLLRKHLAPLPVYPAVGNHEAAPVNGFPPPYVHGNQSSAWLYGAMAEAWEGWLPPEALETLRVGGFYTLRLRPGLRLVSLNMNFCSEANFWLLINATDPAGQLQWLVGVLQAAEGQQEKVHIIGHIPPAHCLRSWSWNYYRIVNRFEGTIAAQFFGHTHVDEFEMFYDEETLSRPVSVAFVAPSVTTYINLNPGYRVYQLDGDYPGSSHMVLDHETFILNLTEANVPGAEPRWQRLYRARQAYGLPSVFPADWDGLLRRFQADERLFQHFWFLFHKGHPPREPCREACKAALLCALRSGRSADPSLCRALRPRLPFAHVQALWRQRRLC, encoded by the exons ATGGCCGGGGCcgcccggctgctgctgctggcgctggCCTGGCTGGTGCCGCTGGCTCGGctcggcctggcccggcccggcgcgtggggcccggccccgctgggggagcagctggcGGCCGCGGGGGCGCAGCTCGGCTGGAGGAACCTGAGCTGCTCCGCCTGCCGCGTCCTCTTCTCCGCCATCGACCTGGGCGTGCAG ATGCAGCCGAACCAGGCCCGCCTCGAGCGCCTGGCGGTGAGCGTGTGCACGGAGCTGCGGCTGGCGCGGCGGGAGATCTGCCAGGACGCCGTCCGGCTCTTTGAGAAGGACGTGGTGTCAGCCTGGGTGCGGTCGGTGCTGCGCCCGGCCGAGATCTGCGGGCTGCTGGTGGGCGCCCGCTGTGGGCACTGGGACATCCTCTCCGACTGGAACGTGACGCTGCCCGGCACGCCCAAGCCCCCGGTCGTGCCGCCcgcgccccccccgcccggcgccCCCACCGCCCGCCTGCTCTTCCTCACCGACCTGCACTGGGACCCGGCCTACGCGCCGGGCAGCGACCCGGCCTGCAAGGACCCTCTGtgctgccggggggggcgggcgcaGGGCCCCCCCCACGCGGGCGCCGGCTACTGGGGGGAGTACAGCAAGTGCGACCTGCCGCTGCACACCATCGAGAACCTGCTGCAGCACCTGGCCCGCGGCCCCCCCTTCCAGCTGGCCTACTGGACGGGCGACCTGCCCGCCCACGACGTGTGGCAGCAGAGCCGCGCCGACCAGCTCCGGGCCCTGCGCACCCTCAGCACCCTGCTGCGCAAGCACCTGGCGCCCCTGCCCGTCTACCCGGCCGTGGGCAACCACGAGGCCGCGCCGGTCAACGGCTTCCCCCCGCCCTACGTCCACGGCAACCAGTCCTCGGCCTGGCTCTACGGTGCCATGGCTGAGGCCTGGGAGGGCTGGCTGCCCCCCGAGGCGCTGGAGACCCTCAG GGTCGGCGGGTTCTACACCctgcggctccggcccggcctgcGGCTCGTCTCCCTCAACATGAACTTCTGCTCCGAGGCCAATTTCTGGCTCCTGATCAACGCCACCGACCCGGCCGGgcagctgcagtggctggtgggCGTCCTGCAGGCTGCCGAGGGGCAGCAGGAGAAG GTGCACATCATCGGGCACATCCCCCCCGCCCACTGCctgaggagctggagctggaactATTACCGCATCGTTAACAG GTTCGAGGGCACCATCGCGGCGCAGTTCTTCGGGCACACGCACGTGGACGAGTTTGAGATGTTCTACGACGAGGAGACGCTCTCGCGCCCCGTCTCCGTGGCCTTCGTGGCCCCCAGCGTCACCACCTACATCAACCTGAACCCCG GCTACCGCGTCTACCAGCTGGACGGCGACTACCCTGGCAGCTCCCACATGGTCCTGGATCACGAGACCTTCATCCTGAACCTGACGGAGGCCAACGTGCCGGGGGCCGAGCCGCGCTGGCAGCGGCTGTACCGGGCCCGCCAGGCCTACGGGCTGCCCAGCGTCTTCCCGGCCGACTGGGACGGGCTCCTGCGGCGCTTCCAGGCCGACGAGCGGCTCTTCCAGCACTTCTGGTTCCTCTTCCACAAGGGCCACCCGCCCCGGGAGCCCTGCCGCGAGGCCTGCAAGGCGGCTCTGCTCTGCGCCCTGCGCTCCGGCCGCTCCGCCGACCCCAGCCTCTGCCGCGCCCTGCGCCCCCGCCTGCCCTTCGCCCACGTCCAGGCCCTGTGGCGCCAGCGGCGGCTGTGCTGA